One Archangium violaceum genomic window, CCCTGGTGGCCACCCCCGCCAATGCATCTCAAATGGGCACCCTCGCCACCTGCAACGCGACCTGGTACGGCGCGGAGGGCGAAATCCCCGAGGGTTGGCCGACCGCCAGCGGCGAGCCCTTCAGCCGGTGGGCGCTCAAGGCCGCGCACAACTCCCTGCCGTTCGGCACTCGCGTCAAGGTGACCTACCAGGGCCGGTCCGTCACGGTGACCATCAATGACCGGGGAGGCTTTGGTGGCGCGACCTGCCTGGATCTCACCTATGGGGCGTTCATTCAGATCGCCAATCCCGACCTCGGCGTCATCCCCGTGCAGTACGAGATCCTCCCGTAAGGGGAACCTGGGCGCGAGGAGGGAAGGAACGGCCTGTCCTCCTGTCCGTGGTGTTCTCCCCGCGACGGGACGAAAGAGCCCCCCGGCGCATGGATGAAGAACGGGGGACTCCGGAACTCGGAGTCGCCCCGGCTCTCTCCTGGGTGCAGCTTGTGGCGTGCATCGAACGATTCCGATGCGCGGAGCAAGGCACATGCGCAAGCGGGCAAGCGGAGCGGGCAGGCAGCGAGGGCGGGTTGCTTCAGCGCCAGTGGACATGGCGCGCCCCTCGCCCTCCTTGCGCATCGTCGACGCGGTGGCGCTGACGGTGGGCGTCGTGCTGGGGGCCGGCATCTTCAAGGCGCCCTCGCTGGTGGCGGCCCAGCTGGGCAGCGAGAGCGCGGTGCTGCTCGCGTGGCTGCTCGGAGGTGTGGCCTCGCTGGTGGGCGCGCTGTGTTACGCGGAGCTGGCGAGCGCCTGGCCGCACCCTGGTGGTGACTACCACTTCCTGCACCGCGCGCTCGGCCAGGGACCGGCCTTCCTCTTCGCGTGGGCCCGGTTGAC contains:
- a CDS encoding septal ring lytic transglycosylase RlpA family protein; this encodes MSKKIIRRAAIALGLMGLVGLTGTLVATPANASQMGTLATCNATWYGAEGEIPEGWPTASGEPFSRWALKAAHNSLPFGTRVKVTYQGRSVTVTINDRGGFGGATCLDLTYGAFIQIANPDLGVIPVQYEILP